A part of Denitratisoma oestradiolicum genomic DNA contains:
- a CDS encoding NAD(P)H-quinone oxidoreductase: MKHIHYDAPGGPEVMRMAEGPRPEPAAGEVLIEVHYAGVNRPDVVQRAGNYPPPPGSSPILGLEVAGTIAALGQGVTDWHIGDRVTALTPGGGYAEYCTAPAGQVLPIPNGLGMAEAAGLPENGFTVWHNLVDLGRLKAGERLLVHGGSGGIGLAAIQLGKLLGAEVFATAGSPEKLAVCREFGADWAIDYRQEDFVARVKEITAKSGVDVVLDMVGGPYLQKNLSLLRQDGRLVLIAFLQGSRTEFDFMNVMMRRLTITGSTMRPRSLAEKTAIRDALLQQVWPAVAAGKVRTRIHATFPLAKAAKAHRLMESSGHMGKILLQVRDA, translated from the coding sequence ATGAAGCACATCCATTACGACGCCCCCGGCGGCCCGGAGGTAATGCGGATGGCCGAGGGTCCCCGCCCCGAACCGGCCGCGGGTGAGGTCCTGATCGAAGTTCATTACGCCGGCGTGAATCGCCCCGACGTGGTTCAGCGGGCCGGCAACTATCCCCCGCCCCCCGGCAGCTCTCCCATCCTGGGCCTGGAAGTGGCCGGCACCATCGCCGCCCTGGGCCAGGGCGTAACCGACTGGCACATCGGCGACCGGGTCACCGCCCTCACCCCCGGCGGCGGTTATGCCGAATACTGCACCGCCCCCGCAGGCCAGGTGCTGCCGATCCCGAACGGCCTGGGCATGGCGGAAGCGGCGGGCCTGCCGGAAAACGGGTTCACCGTCTGGCACAACCTGGTGGACCTGGGCCGGCTCAAGGCCGGGGAACGCCTGCTGGTCCATGGCGGCTCCGGCGGCATCGGCCTGGCCGCGATCCAGTTGGGCAAGCTGCTGGGGGCCGAAGTCTTCGCCACCGCCGGCAGCCCCGAGAAGCTGGCGGTATGCCGGGAATTCGGCGCCGACTGGGCCATCGACTACCGGCAGGAAGACTTCGTCGCCCGGGTCAAGGAGATCACTGCCAAGAGCGGCGTGGATGTGGTCCTGGACATGGTGGGCGGCCCCTACCTGCAAAAGAATCTGTCGCTACTGCGCCAGGACGGCCGCCTGGTGCTGATCGCCTTCCTCCAGGGCAGCCGCACCGAATTCGATTTCATGAACGTGATGATGCGGCGCCTGACCATCACCGGCTCCACCATGCGGCCCCGCAGCCTCGCGGAAAAAACCGCCATCCGCGACGCCCTGCTGCAACAGGTCTGGCCTGCCGTCGCGGCGGGCAAGGTACGCACCCGCATTCACGCGACCTTCCCCCTGGCCAAGGCGGCCAAGGCCCATCGACTGATGGAGAGCAGCGGACATATGGGGAAGATACTTTTGCAGGTCAGGGACGCGTAA
- a CDS encoding cyanophycin metabolism-associated DUF1854 family protein, with translation MPEFQLSRNAFGRLVFTGADGETHSGVVPVRAFPIAAPDEGLALVNGEGHEVAWIERLADLPDAQRNLLEEELAGREFMPEIRRLRSVSSFATPSTWQVETHRGDTSFVLKGEEDIRRLGHHTLLIADSHGIPFLIRDLQSLDRHSRKLLDRFL, from the coding sequence ATGCCTGAGTTCCAACTGAGCCGCAATGCCTTCGGCCGCCTGGTGTTCACCGGCGCCGACGGCGAGACCCACAGCGGCGTGGTGCCGGTGCGTGCCTTTCCCATCGCGGCCCCGGACGAGGGCCTGGCCCTGGTCAATGGCGAAGGCCACGAGGTGGCCTGGATCGAACGCCTGGCGGACCTGCCGGACGCGCAGCGCAACCTGCTCGAAGAGGAACTGGCGGGCCGCGAATTCATGCCGGAAATTCGCCGCCTGCGGTCGGTCTCCAGCTTCGCCACGCCCAGCACCTGGCAGGTGGAGACCCATCGGGGCGACACCAGTTTCGTGCTCAAGGGCGAGGAAGACATCCGCCGCCTGGGCCACCACACCCTGCTGATCGCCGACAGCCACGGCATTCCCTTCCTGATCCGGGACCTCCAGTCCCTGGACCGCCACAGCCGCAAGCTGCTGGACAGATTTCTATAA
- a CDS encoding M3 family metallopeptidase, with the protein MTNPLLDFTGLPRFDTVQPEHVAPAIRQLIAENRSLIETLTRSETPATWTDFMAPMTDAGERLSRAWGIVGHLHSVNDVPAWREAYNGMLPEISGFYADLGQNLALFAKLKALAASPEYDALAPVRRRIVDNDLRDFRLSGAELDEAQKPRFKEIQEELSALSVKFSENLLDATNAHAEWVDDAAGLAGLPEDVKEAARAAAEKEGKPGWKFSLQAPAYIPVMQYAEDRNLRARIYRAYTTRAAEFGPAEWNNTPLIEQILALRAEESRLLGYANFAEVSLVPKMAESPAQVAAFLRDLAQKARPFAERDMAELRQFAREQLGLDTLESWDLAWASEKLKQARYAFSDEEVKQYFPEPKVLAGLFRVIESLFGVTLAPDTAPVWHPDVRFFRILRDGQLVGQCYLDLYARETKRGGAWMDGAIDRRRLAAGIQTPVTYLNCNFPAPVNGKAATFSHDDVITLFHECGHGLHHLLTQVEELPVSGINGVEWDAVELPSQFMENFCWEWDVLQGMTAHAASGEPLPRALYDKMIAAKNFQSGMQMLRQIEFSLFDLLLHSEFTPGGDASFMDLLAQVRREVAVVVPPEWNRFPQSFSHIFAGGYGAGYFSYKWAEVLSADAFEAFEEAAKTTGSVLDAATGRHFWQEILAVGGSRPALESFKAFRGREPRPDALLRHNGMTP; encoded by the coding sequence ATGACCAATCCCCTACTCGATTTCACTGGCCTGCCCCGCTTCGACACCGTGCAACCCGAGCATGTGGCCCCCGCCATCCGCCAGTTGATCGCCGAGAACCGCAGCCTGATCGAAACCCTGACCCGGTCTGAAACCCCCGCCACCTGGACGGACTTCATGGCCCCCATGACCGATGCGGGAGAACGTCTGTCCCGGGCCTGGGGCATCGTCGGCCATTTGCACTCGGTCAATGACGTGCCGGCATGGCGCGAGGCCTACAACGGCATGCTGCCCGAGATTTCCGGCTTCTACGCCGACCTGGGACAGAATCTGGCCCTCTTCGCCAAGCTGAAGGCCCTGGCCGCGAGCCCCGAGTACGACGCTTTGGCGCCGGTGCGCCGCCGCATCGTAGACAACGACCTGCGGGACTTCCGCCTCTCCGGCGCCGAACTGGATGAAGCGCAGAAACCCCGTTTCAAGGAAATCCAGGAGGAACTCTCGGCCCTCTCCGTCAAGTTTTCCGAGAACCTTCTGGACGCTACCAACGCCCATGCCGAATGGGTGGATGATGCAGCGGGCCTGGCCGGCCTGCCCGAGGACGTGAAGGAGGCAGCCCGGGCCGCCGCCGAGAAGGAAGGCAAGCCCGGCTGGAAGTTCAGCCTCCAGGCGCCCGCCTACATCCCGGTGATGCAATACGCCGAGGACCGGAATCTGCGGGCGCGGATCTACCGAGCCTACACCACCCGGGCCGCCGAGTTCGGCCCGGCCGAATGGAACAACACCCCCCTGATCGAACAGATCCTGGCCCTGCGGGCCGAGGAATCCCGGCTGCTGGGCTACGCCAACTTCGCCGAGGTCTCCCTGGTGCCCAAGATGGCCGAGTCGCCGGCCCAGGTGGCGGCCTTCCTGCGGGATCTGGCACAGAAGGCCCGGCCCTTCGCCGAAAGGGACATGGCCGAGCTGCGCCAGTTCGCCCGGGAGCAACTGGGCCTGGACACCCTGGAAAGCTGGGACCTGGCCTGGGCCTCGGAAAAGCTCAAGCAGGCCCGCTACGCCTTTTCCGACGAGGAGGTGAAGCAGTACTTCCCGGAACCCAAGGTGCTGGCAGGCCTGTTCCGGGTCATCGAGAGTCTCTTTGGCGTGACCCTGGCCCCGGATACTGCGCCGGTATGGCATCCGGATGTGCGCTTCTTCCGCATCCTGCGGGATGGACAGCTGGTGGGCCAGTGCTATCTGGACCTCTACGCACGGGAAACCAAGCGGGGCGGCGCCTGGATGGACGGAGCCATCGACCGGCGCCGGCTGGCGGCCGGCATCCAGACGCCAGTAACCTATCTGAACTGCAATTTCCCGGCGCCGGTGAATGGCAAGGCCGCCACCTTCAGCCACGACGACGTGATCACCCTTTTCCACGAATGCGGCCACGGCCTGCACCACCTGCTGACCCAGGTGGAGGAACTGCCGGTGTCCGGCATCAATGGCGTGGAGTGGGACGCGGTGGAACTGCCCAGCCAGTTCATGGAGAACTTCTGCTGGGAGTGGGATGTGCTCCAGGGCATGACGGCCCATGCCGCCAGCGGCGAACCCCTGCCCCGGGCGCTCTACGACAAGATGATCGCGGCGAAGAATTTCCAGAGCGGCATGCAGATGCTGCGCCAGATCGAGTTCAGCCTCTTCGACCTGCTGCTCCACAGCGAATTCACGCCCGGCGGGGATGCATCCTTCATGGACCTGCTGGCCCAGGTGCGACGGGAAGTGGCGGTGGTGGTCCCTCCCGAATGGAACCGTTTCCCCCAGAGTTTTTCCCACATCTTCGCCGGGGGTTACGGCGCCGGTTACTTCAGCTACAAGTGGGCGGAGGTGCTCTCGGCCGACGCCTTCGAGGCTTTCGAGGAAGCGGCCAAAACCACGGGGAGTGTGCTCGATGCCGCCACGGGCCGGCACTTCTGGCAGGAAATCCTGGCGGTGGGCGGCTCCCGTCCGGCCCTGGAATCCTTCAAGGCCTTCCGCGGCAGGGAACCCAGGCCCGACGCCCTGCTGCGCCACAACGGCATGACGCCATAA
- a CDS encoding DUF192 domain-containing protein has product MNRLLCLAAFLTSTFPAWGQQSLPLLELSAGIHRIEAEVAATQAQRMKGLMQRRTMAPNHGMLFVFTAQERHCMWMKNTLLPLAVAFLDEQGRILNVAEMTPGSEENHCATAPARYALEMNSGWFKARGFAAGTAIRGLDKAPVAQ; this is encoded by the coding sequence ATGAATCGACTCCTTTGCCTGGCCGCCTTCCTGACCAGCACCTTCCCCGCCTGGGGCCAGCAGAGTCTGCCCCTGCTGGAGCTTTCCGCCGGCATCCATCGCATCGAGGCCGAGGTGGCCGCCACCCAGGCCCAGCGCATGAAGGGCCTGATGCAGCGCCGAACCATGGCCCCCAATCACGGCATGCTGTTCGTCTTCACCGCCCAGGAGCGGCATTGCATGTGGATGAAGAACACCCTCTTGCCCCTGGCCGTGGCCTTCCTGGACGAACAGGGCCGCATCCTCAACGTGGCGGAAATGACGCCCGGCAGCGAGGAAAACCACTGCGCCACCGCCCCGGCCCGCTATGCCCTGGAAATGAACAGCGGCTGGTTCAAGGCCCGAGGCTTCGCTGCCGGCACGGCCATACGCGGCCTGGACAAGGCACCGGTGGCCCAATGA
- a CDS encoding cyanophycin synthetase: MANRTIEILRITPLRGPNIWTYRPALEALVDIGDLEDFPSNTLPGLYERLTAWLPTLAEHRCSVGAPGGFLQRLREGTWPAHIMEHVTLELQNLIGQRTGFGKARETSTRGVYKVVVRSRQEDVTRACLHAARDLLMAAIDDTPFDVPATVARLHELADARCLGPSTASIVDAATERGIPSIRLNDGNLVQLGHGARQRRVWTAETDRTSAIAEGISRDKDLTKRLLQSCGVPVPEGQVVASPEEAWEAAQDIGLPVVVKPSDGNHGRGVSIELSDADEIRAAFAVADAEGSEVIVERHIQGDEHRLLVVGGKLVAATRGDSLWIEGDGESTVAQLIDTQINCDPRRGEAEEFPLEPIVLEREPTTRLLLSRQGLDGDAVPATGQMVLIQRNGNMANDVTDRVHPEVAAAVALAARVVGLDIAGIDLVAEDISRPLDVQRGAIVEVNAGPSLLMHLKPVTGEPRPVGQAIVEHLFPEEDSGRIPIVGISGTRGTTMVARLVGRLIKLSGKKLGMACRDGLYFEHRRVEAGNCSRWSWARRVLLNRSVEAAVFENDGADILAEGLSYDRCQVGVVTRLDQAESLADFDVREPEQVYNVFRTQVDIVLPEGAAVLNAEDPLVARMASLCDGEVIFYASRDGNPVVEEHLAQGGRAVVLREGQMALLRGDTAESMVPASCGSVDVSSEDMLAAVAAAWALDLPSYLIGIGIVTFETDALPADADRALNTRAD, translated from the coding sequence ATGGCTAATAGAACCATAGAAATTCTGCGGATCACTCCCTTGCGGGGCCCCAACATCTGGACTTACCGCCCGGCCCTGGAGGCCCTGGTGGACATCGGGGACCTGGAGGATTTTCCCTCCAACACCCTCCCTGGCCTGTACGAAAGACTCACCGCCTGGCTGCCGACCCTGGCCGAACACCGTTGCAGCGTCGGCGCACCGGGCGGCTTCCTGCAACGCTTGCGGGAGGGCACCTGGCCCGCCCACATCATGGAGCACGTGACCCTGGAGTTGCAGAACCTGATCGGCCAGCGCACCGGTTTCGGCAAGGCACGGGAAACCTCGACCCGGGGCGTGTACAAGGTGGTGGTGCGTTCCCGCCAGGAGGATGTCACCCGGGCCTGCCTCCATGCCGCCCGGGACCTGTTGATGGCGGCCATCGACGACACCCCTTTCGATGTGCCCGCCACCGTGGCGCGGCTCCATGAGCTGGCCGATGCCCGCTGTCTCGGCCCCAGCACCGCGAGCATCGTCGATGCCGCCACCGAACGGGGCATTCCCTCGATCCGTCTCAATGACGGCAATCTGGTGCAACTGGGCCATGGTGCCCGTCAACGTCGGGTCTGGACCGCCGAGACCGACCGCACCAGCGCCATTGCCGAGGGCATCTCCCGGGACAAGGATCTGACCAAGCGCCTGCTGCAATCCTGCGGCGTGCCGGTGCCCGAGGGCCAGGTGGTCGCCAGTCCCGAGGAGGCCTGGGAAGCCGCCCAGGACATCGGCCTGCCGGTGGTGGTGAAGCCCAGCGATGGCAACCACGGTCGTGGCGTGTCGATCGAACTCAGCGATGCCGATGAAATCCGTGCGGCATTCGCGGTGGCCGATGCGGAGGGCAGCGAGGTCATCGTCGAGCGCCATATCCAGGGCGATGAACACCGTCTGCTGGTGGTGGGCGGCAAGCTGGTGGCCGCCACCCGGGGCGACAGCCTGTGGATCGAGGGCGATGGCGAGTCCACGGTCGCCCAACTGATCGACACCCAGATCAACTGCGATCCGCGCCGGGGCGAGGCCGAGGAATTTCCCCTGGAACCCATCGTCCTGGAGCGGGAGCCCACCACCCGCCTGCTGCTGTCCCGTCAGGGCCTGGACGGGGACGCCGTGCCGGCCACGGGACAGATGGTGCTGATCCAGCGCAACGGCAACATGGCCAACGATGTCACGGACCGGGTTCACCCCGAGGTGGCTGCCGCCGTGGCCCTGGCGGCCCGGGTGGTGGGTCTGGATATCGCCGGCATCGACCTGGTGGCCGAGGACATTTCCCGTCCCCTGGATGTTCAGCGGGGGGCCATTGTCGAGGTCAATGCCGGCCCCAGCCTGCTGATGCACCTGAAGCCGGTTACCGGCGAGCCCCGCCCGGTGGGCCAGGCCATCGTCGAGCATCTGTTCCCGGAGGAGGATTCGGGGCGTATTCCCATCGTCGGCATCTCCGGCACCCGGGGCACCACCATGGTGGCCCGGCTGGTGGGGCGCCTGATCAAGCTCAGCGGCAAGAAGCTGGGCATGGCTTGCCGCGACGGCCTGTATTTCGAGCACCGCCGTGTGGAGGCGGGCAATTGCAGCCGCTGGTCGTGGGCGCGACGGGTGTTGCTGAACCGCTCGGTGGAGGCCGCGGTGTTTGAAAACGATGGGGCGGACATCCTCGCCGAGGGGCTCAGCTACGACCGTTGCCAGGTGGGCGTGGTGACCCGTCTGGACCAGGCGGAGAGCCTGGCGGACTTCGACGTGAGGGAACCGGAGCAGGTCTATAACGTGTTCCGCACCCAGGTCGATATCGTGCTGCCGGAAGGCGCCGCCGTGCTCAATGCCGAGGATCCTCTGGTGGCGCGGATGGCCAGTCTGTGCGATGGCGAGGTGATTTTCTATGCGTCCCGGGACGGCAATCCGGTGGTCGAGGAGCATCTGGCCCAGGGCGGTCGGGCGGTGGTGCTGCGGGAGGGGCAGATGGCCCTGCTGCGGGGCGATACTGCGGAATCCATGGTGCCGGCAAGCTGCGGATCGGTCGATGTGTCCAGCGAGGACATGCTGGCCGCCGTGGCCGCCGCCTGGGCACTGGACCTGCCGTCCTATCTGATCGGGATCGGCATAGTCACTTTTGAAACCGATGCGCTTCCGGCTGATGCGGATCGCGCCTTGAATACACGGGCCGACTGA
- a CDS encoding PilZ domain-containing protein — MTAADRRHFWRATFKSPAHLIDAQGPAQVLVADLSLKGALVEAGADWHGKSGDHCRLRIPLAEGIEINMWVTVAHVSGRSIGLRCEDIDLDSITHLRRLVELNAGDAGLLERELGALVCKD, encoded by the coding sequence ATGACCGCTGCTGACAGGCGCCATTTCTGGCGCGCCACCTTCAAGTCTCCGGCCCACCTGATCGATGCCCAGGGACCGGCCCAGGTCCTGGTGGCGGACCTTTCCCTCAAGGGCGCCCTGGTGGAGGCCGGCGCGGACTGGCATGGCAAGTCGGGTGACCACTGCCGGCTGCGCATTCCGCTGGCGGAAGGCATCGAGATCAACATGTGGGTCACGGTGGCCCATGTGTCAGGGCGCAGCATCGGCCTGCGCTGCGAGGATATCGATCTGGACAGCATCACCCACCTGCGGCGCCTGGTGGAACTGAACGCAGGGGACGCCGGGCTGCTGGAGCGGGAACTGGGAGCGCTGGTCTGCAAGGACTGA
- a CDS encoding phosphoribosylaminoimidazolesuccinocarboxamide synthase, giving the protein MTAPLFESTIKSLPLLGRGKVRDIYAVGEDKLLVVTTDRLSAFDVILPDPIPDKGRVLTAVADFWFGKLAHVIPNHLTGIDPETVVSGEEEKAQVRGRAIVVRRLKPLPIEAVARGYLIGSGWKDYQVNGQVCGIDLPAGLKLAQQLPQPIFTPATKAEMGDHDENIDYATVEKLIGAELAAKVRDVTLRLYREAALYARVRGIIIADTKFEFGQDETGRLYLIDEILTPDSSRFWPADQYQVGTSPPSFDKQFVRDYLETLDWNKQAPGPKLPADILEKTAAKYREALSRLVGVSS; this is encoded by the coding sequence GTGACCGCTCCTCTTTTCGAATCCACCATCAAGAGCCTGCCCCTGCTGGGGCGCGGCAAGGTCCGCGATATTTACGCCGTGGGCGAGGACAAGCTGCTGGTGGTCACCACCGACCGGCTTTCTGCCTTCGACGTGATCCTGCCGGACCCCATCCCCGACAAGGGCCGGGTGCTGACTGCCGTGGCCGATTTCTGGTTCGGCAAGCTGGCCCATGTGATCCCCAACCATCTGACCGGGATCGACCCGGAGACCGTGGTCAGTGGAGAGGAAGAGAAGGCCCAGGTGCGGGGTCGGGCCATCGTGGTGCGGCGGCTGAAGCCCCTGCCCATCGAGGCGGTGGCCCGGGGCTACCTGATCGGTTCGGGCTGGAAGGATTACCAGGTCAATGGCCAGGTCTGCGGCATCGATCTGCCGGCGGGCCTGAAGCTGGCCCAGCAACTGCCCCAGCCCATCTTCACCCCGGCCACCAAGGCCGAGATGGGCGATCACGACGAGAACATCGATTACGCCACGGTAGAGAAGCTGATCGGCGCCGAACTGGCGGCCAAGGTCAGGGACGTGACCCTGCGCCTCTACAGGGAAGCCGCCCTCTACGCCCGGGTGCGGGGCATCATCATCGCCGACACCAAGTTCGAGTTTGGCCAGGACGAGACGGGGCGCCTCTATCTGATCGACGAGATCCTGACGCCGGATTCCTCCCGCTTCTGGCCCGCCGACCAGTATCAGGTGGGAACCAGCCCCCCCAGCTTCGACAAGCAATTTGTCCGCGACTACCTGGAAACCCTGGACTGGAACAAGCAGGCGCCGGGCCCGAAGCTGCCCGCCGACATTCTCGAAAAGACCGCTGCCAAGTACCGGGAGGCCCTGTCGCGCCTGGTGGGCGTGTCTTCTTGA
- a CDS encoding cyanophycin metabolism-associated ABC transporter encodes MTKNYPDPLSCAGDTLPESWRDEAMSRLDAGERLLAWLEPDLDNRLHFGQGLLLVTDRRLLARAPDDTGWKEWSYREGLRLCHHDHAGVGILELQDETARLAHWRYTLGHNLAAQRLMDQFDLQRESQLHGTPPPLESGPVCPSCKAPLEPGQEDCPICTREIHSPPSTWTLLRLWRFARPYRGQLLSGFLLTLAATAATLVPPYLSMPLMDNVLIPYQNGKPIDVDLVTLYLSGLLGAALLAWGLGWARTYILALVSERIGADLRTTTYEHLLKLSLEYFGGKRTGDLMARIGSESDRICVFLSLHLLDFATDVLMIVMTATILISINPWLALVTLLPLPLIAWMIHLVRDRLRTGFEKVDRIWSEVTNVLADTIPGIRVVKAFAQERREVARFREANQHNLAINDRVNRVWSLFSPTVTLLTEAGLLVVWAFGIWQVSKDQITVGVLTAFIAYIGRFYTRLDSMSRIVSVTQKAAAGAKRIFDILDHVSSVPEPQQPVHLESVSGAIDLRDIGFRYGNRSVIRNLDFQIHPGEMIGLVGHSGSGKSTLVNLICRFYDVSEGAIHVDGVDIRSLPLAEYRRHIGLVLQEPFLFFGTIADNIAYGKPGASRAEIIAAARAAHAHEFILRLPLGYDSLVGERGQGLSGGERQRLSIARALLIDPRILIMDEATSSVDTETEKEIQKALDNLVQGRTTIAIAHRLSTLRKADRLVVMDRGQIVEVGNHEELMARQGAYYRLYQAQARNVDVDAEEMSDA; translated from the coding sequence ATGACAAAAAACTATCCCGATCCCCTCTCCTGCGCCGGCGACACCCTGCCGGAATCCTGGCGTGACGAAGCGATGTCCCGGCTGGATGCCGGCGAGCGGCTGCTGGCCTGGCTGGAGCCGGATCTCGACAACCGGTTGCACTTCGGCCAGGGCCTGCTGCTGGTCACCGATCGGCGCCTGCTGGCACGGGCTCCCGATGACACGGGCTGGAAGGAATGGTCCTACCGGGAAGGACTACGGCTTTGCCATCACGACCATGCCGGCGTCGGCATCCTGGAACTCCAGGACGAGACCGCCCGCCTGGCCCACTGGCGCTACACCCTGGGCCACAACCTGGCGGCCCAGCGCCTCATGGATCAGTTCGACCTGCAAAGGGAAAGCCAGCTGCATGGCACACCGCCGCCCCTTGAGAGCGGTCCGGTCTGCCCCAGTTGCAAGGCCCCCCTGGAGCCGGGCCAGGAGGACTGCCCGATCTGCACCCGGGAAATCCATTCCCCCCCCTCCACCTGGACCCTGCTACGCCTGTGGCGTTTCGCCCGGCCCTACCGGGGCCAGCTGCTATCGGGCTTCCTGCTGACCCTGGCGGCCACCGCCGCCACCCTGGTGCCCCCCTACCTGTCCATGCCCCTGATGGACAACGTGCTGATTCCCTACCAGAACGGCAAGCCCATCGACGTGGATCTGGTGACCCTCTACCTGAGTGGCCTGCTCGGGGCGGCGCTGCTGGCCTGGGGCCTGGGCTGGGCCCGCACCTACATCCTGGCCCTGGTCAGCGAGCGCATCGGCGCCGACCTGCGCACCACCACCTACGAGCACCTGCTCAAGCTCTCCCTGGAATACTTCGGCGGCAAACGCACCGGCGACCTGATGGCCCGCATCGGCTCGGAGAGCGACCGCATCTGCGTCTTCCTCTCCCTGCACCTGCTGGACTTCGCCACCGATGTGCTGATGATCGTCATGACCGCGACGATCCTGATCTCCATCAATCCCTGGCTGGCCCTGGTGACCCTGCTGCCCCTGCCCCTGATCGCCTGGATGATCCATCTGGTACGGGACCGGCTGCGCACCGGCTTCGAGAAGGTGGACCGGATCTGGTCCGAGGTCACCAACGTGCTGGCGGACACCATACCGGGCATCCGTGTGGTCAAGGCCTTCGCCCAGGAGCGACGGGAAGTGGCGCGCTTCCGCGAGGCCAACCAGCACAACCTGGCCATCAACGACCGGGTGAACCGGGTCTGGTCCCTGTTCTCCCCCACCGTGACCCTGCTCACCGAGGCCGGGCTGCTGGTGGTGTGGGCCTTCGGCATCTGGCAGGTGTCGAAGGACCAGATCACCGTGGGGGTGCTGACCGCCTTCATCGCCTACATCGGCCGCTTCTATACCCGGCTCGACTCCATGAGCCGCATCGTCTCCGTAACCCAGAAGGCAGCGGCCGGGGCCAAACGCATCTTCGACATCCTGGACCATGTCTCCAGCGTGCCCGAACCCCAACAGCCGGTGCATCTGGAAAGCGTCAGCGGCGCCATCGATCTGCGCGACATCGGCTTCCGTTACGGCAACCGCTCGGTGATCCGCAACCTGGATTTCCAGATCCACCCCGGCGAGATGATCGGCCTGGTGGGCCACAGCGGCTCGGGCAAGAGCACCCTGGTGAACCTGATCTGCCGCTTCTACGATGTCAGCGAAGGGGCGATCCACGTGGACGGCGTGGACATCCGCTCCCTGCCCCTGGCCGAATACCGACGCCATATCGGCCTGGTGTTGCAGGAGCCGTTCCTGTTCTTCGGCACCATCGCCGACAACATCGCCTACGGCAAGCCCGGCGCCAGCCGGGCCGAGATCATCGCCGCGGCCCGGGCCGCCCACGCCCACGAATTCATCCTGCGCCTGCCCCTGGGTTACGACTCCCTGGTGGGGGAACGGGGCCAGGGCCTCTCGGGGGGGGAACGCCAGCGCCTGTCCATCGCCCGGGCCCTGCTGATCGATCCCCGCATCCTGATCATGGACGAGGCCACTTCCTCGGTGGACACCGAGACCGAAAAGGAAATCCAGAAGGCCCTGGACAACCTGGTCCAGGGCCGCACCACCATCGCCATCGCCCACCGCCTGTCCACCCTGCGCAAGGCCGACCGCCTGGTGGTAATGGACCGGGGCCAGATCGTCGAGGTGGGCAATCACGAGGAATTGATGGCCCGCCAGGGCGCCTATTACCGGCTCTACCAGGCCCAGGCGCGCAATGTGGATGTGGATGCCGAGGAGATGAGCGATGCCTGA
- a CDS encoding alpha/beta hydrolase produces the protein MPLHPQTQALVDATAAMPLMDMVQASLAVRQSSGQEPPSPFAIEAEPVARIENRQISGGAGEISARIYTPAGSGPFPITVYYHGGGFVFGTLDMYDATCTRIANRTGSIVVSVDYRLAPETRFPGGIDDALAALRWVHEHAPSFSGDPQRIAVAGDSAGGNLAAVTALLARACGPRLCHQLLFYPVTDLRCETPSFKENGPKNYLLSGDVMRWFIDQYLTSPNQVDDPRASPLLAPDLTGLPGATVITAEYDPLRDEGEAYAERLGQAGIAVNLRRWNGQIHGFAAMFGILDDAQQALEFACDGLRKAFQD, from the coding sequence ATGCCTTTGCATCCGCAAACACAAGCTCTAGTGGACGCCACCGCCGCCATGCCCCTCATGGATATGGTCCAGGCCAGCCTGGCGGTGCGGCAGAGCAGCGGCCAGGAACCGCCCTCTCCATTCGCGATCGAGGCCGAACCCGTCGCCCGCATCGAGAATCGCCAGATTTCTGGCGGAGCCGGCGAGATATCGGCCCGGATCTATACCCCGGCGGGATCAGGCCCCTTCCCGATCACGGTGTATTACCACGGCGGCGGTTTCGTCTTCGGCACCCTGGACATGTACGACGCAACCTGCACCCGCATCGCCAACCGGACGGGTTCCATCGTGGTCTCGGTGGACTACCGGCTGGCCCCGGAGACCCGCTTTCCCGGCGGTATCGACGACGCCCTGGCGGCCCTGCGCTGGGTCCATGAGCATGCCCCCTCCTTCAGCGGCGACCCCCAGCGCATTGCCGTGGCGGGTGACAGCGCCGGGGGCAATCTGGCAGCGGTAACGGCCCTATTGGCGCGGGCCTGCGGTCCACGGCTATGCCATCAGTTGCTGTTCTATCCGGTCACGGACCTGCGCTGTGAAACCCCTTCCTTCAAGGAAAACGGCCCCAAGAACTACCTGCTGTCCGGGGATGTGATGCGCTGGTTCATCGATCAATATCTGACCAGCCCCAACCAGGTGGACGATCCCCGGGCAAGCCCGCTGCTGGCGCCCGATCTGACGGGCCTGCCCGGCGCCACTGTCATCACGGCCGAATACGACCCGCTGCGGGACGAAGGCGAGGCCTATGCCGAGCGCCTGGGCCAGGCCGGCATTGCCGTGAATCTGCGCCGCTGGAATGGCCAGATCCATGGTTTCGCCGCCATGTTCGGCATCCTCGACGATGCCCAGCAGGCCCTGGAATTCGCCTGCGATGGTCTGCGCAAGGCCTTTCAGGACTGA